The Streptococcus suis DNA window AGCTGGTTCTCTCCGAAATAGCTTTAGGGCTAGCGTCGACATTGAGAATCTTGGAGGTAGAGCACTGTTTGGATGAGGGGGCCATCTCGGTTTACTGATTTCAGATAAACTCCGAATGCCAATGATTTATGGTCGGCAGTCAGACTGCGAGTGCTAAGATCCGTAGTCGAAAGGGAAACAGCCCAGACCACCAGCTAAGGTCCCAAAATAATTGTTAAGTGGAAAAGGATGTGGGGTTGCACAGACAACTAGGATGTTAGCTTAGAAGCAGCTATTCATTCAAAGAGTGCGTAATAGCTCACTAGTCGAGTGACCCTGCGCCGAAAATGTACCGGGGCTAAAACAATTTACCGAAGCTGTGGATAACACGAAAGTGTTATGGTAGGAGAGCGTTCTATGTGTGAAGAAGGTATACCGTGAGGAGTGCTGGAACGCATAGAAGTGAGAATGCCGGTATGAGTAGCGCAAGATGGGTGAGAATCCCATCCACCGTAAGACTAAGGTTTCCAGGGGAAGGCTCGTCCGCCCTGGGTTAGTCGGGACCTAAGGAGAGACCGAAAGGTGTATCCGATGGACAACAGGTTGATATTCCTGTACTAGTGTATATAGTGATGGAGGGACGCAGTAGGCTAACTAAAGCGGGCGAATGGAAGAGCCCGTCTAAGCAGTGAGGTGTGATATGAGTCAAATGCTTGTATCTGTAACATTGAGCTGTGATGGGGAGCGAAATTAAGTAGCGAAGTTAGTGACGTCACACTGCCAAGAAAAGCTTCTAGCGATAAGTATACACTACCCGTACCGCAAACCGACACAGGTAGTCGAGGCGAGTAGCCTCAGGTGAGCGAGAGAACTCTCGTTAAGGAACTCGGCAAAATGACCCCGTAACTTCGGGAGAAGGGGTGCTGACTTTTAGTCAGCCGCAGTGAATAGGCCCAAGCAACTGTTTATCAAAAACACAGCTCTCTGCTAAATCGTAAGATGATGTATAGGGGGTGACGCCTGCCCGGTGCTGGAAGGTTAAGAGGAGGGTTTAGCGTAAGCGAAGATCTGAATTGAAGCCCCAGTAAACGGCGGCCGTAACTATAACGGTCCTAAGGTAGCGAAATTCCTTGTCGGGTAAGTTCCGACCCGCACGAAAGGCGTAATGATTTGGGCACTGTCTCAACGAGAGACTCGGTGAAATTTTAGTACCTGTGAAGATGCAGGTTACCCGCGACAGGACGGAAAGACCCCATGGAGCTTTACTGCAGTTTGATATTGAGTATCTGTACCACATGTACAGGATAGGTAGGAGCCTATGAAATCGGGACGCCAGTTTCGATTGAGGCGCTGTTGGGATACTACCCTTGTGTTATGGCTACTCTAACCCGGTAGGTTAATCATCTACGGAGACAGTGTCTGACGGGCAGTTTGACTGGGGCGGTCGCCTCCTAAAAGGTAACGGAGGCGCCCAAAGGTTCCCTCAGAATGGTTGGAAATCATTCGCAGAGTGTAAAGGTATAAGGGAGCTTGACTGCGAGAGCTACAACTCGAGCAGGGACGAAAGTCGGGCTTAGTGATCCGGTGGTTCCGTATGGAAGGGCCATCGCTCAACGGATAAAAGCTACCCTGGGGATAACAGGCTTATCTCCCCCAAGAGTTCACATCGACGGGGAGGTTTGGCACCTCGATGTCGGCTCGTCGCATCCTGGGGCTGTAGTCGGTCCCAAGGGTTGGGCTGTTCGCCCATTAAAGCGGCACGCGAGCTGGGTTCAGAACGTCGTGAGACAGTTCGGTCCCTATCCGTCGCGGGCGTAGGAAATTTGAGAGGATCTGCTCCTAGTACGAGAGGACCAGAGTGGACTTACCGCTGGTGTACCAGTTGTCTCGCCAGAGGCATCGCTGGGTAGCTATGTAGGGAAGGGATAAACGCTGAAAGCATCTAAGTGTGAAGCCCACCTCAAGATGAGATTTCCCATAACATTAAGTTAGTAAGAGCCCTGAGAGAAGATCAGGTAGATAGGTTGGAAGTGTAAGTGTGGCGACACATGTAGCGGACCAATACTAATCGCTCGAGGACTTATCCAAGAATAAGTAAAGAGAACGTAAAGAAAAGCGTATGATTTATCTAAATCAGTAGCTTTTTAGTTCGAGTACAAATACTCACGAGTCAATATTGACAGCGTTGGTTTTTCTTGTTAGAATATAGATATTCAATTTTGAGTTGACAAGACTCAGTAGTTAAGTGACGATAGCCTAGGAGATACACCTGTACCCATGCCGAACACAGCAGTTAAGCCCTAGAACGCCTGAAGTAGTTGGGGGTTGCCCCCTGTTAGATACGGTAGTCGCTTAGCAAGATTTGGAGAGAAATCTCCATATGGGAGTTTAGCTTAGTTGAAAGTGAGAGGCAATCGAGCTTTCAAGTTGGAGATGAGGAAGACGAAGTTTTCTTCATTGCCCAGCTGAGCTAAGTCCCACCCATTGGGAGTTTAGCTCAGCTGGGAGAGCATCTGCCTTACAAGCAGAGGGTCAGCGGTTCGATCCCGTTAACTCCCATATCATGTTACTAAAAGCGTTAATAAATCCGAATGAAAATAGGAAACTGACACAGAGTGAATGACTCTAGAAAGTTAATTTTTTTCACTAGGATTTTAGCTTGAGTACAGATAGGTCCCGTAGTGTAGCGGTTATCACGTCGCCCTGTCACGGCGAAGATCGCGGGTTCGATTCCCGTCGGGACCGTTCGGATTGTTTGTGGTACAATTCAAAGAAAGATATAAGACTCGTTAGCTCAGTTGGTAGAGCAATTGACTTTTAATCAATGGGTCGCTGGTTCGAGCCCAGCACGAGTCATATGCGGGTTTGGCGGAATTGGCAGACGCACCAGATTTAGGATCTGGCGCTTTCGGGCGTGGGGGTTCAAGTCCCTTAACCCGCATAGAAATAGAGATAGGCCGGCTTAGCTCAGTTGGTAGAGCATCTGATTTGTAATCAGAGGGTCGCGTGTTCAAGTCATGTAGCCGGCATTCAGAAGAATTGCGAACGTAGTTCAGTGGTAGAACACCACCTTGCCAAGGTGGGGGTCGCGGGTTCGAATCCCGTCGTTCGCTTTAAGAGCCGGGGTGGCGGAACTGGCAGACGCACAGGACTTAAAATCCTGCGATGGCAACATCGTACCGGTTCGATTCCGGTCCTCGGCATGGACTACATATATAGTTAGCACCCTTAGCTCAATTGGATAGAGTACCTGACTACGAATCAGGCGGTTAGAGGTTCGACTCCTCTAGGGTGCATCACTCGCTTAATGGAGACGTTAGGGGAGCTTTATTTTTAATGATATCGGGAAGTAGCTCAGCTTGGTAGAGTACTTGGTTTGGGACCAAGGTGTCGCAGGTTCGAATCCTGTCTTCCCGATTCAATATTTGGCGGTGTAGCTCAGCTGGCTAGAGCGTCCGGTTCATACCCGGGAGGTCGGGGGTTCGATCCCCTTCGCCGCTATTAACTTGTTGCTGGACCTTTAGCTCAGCTGGTTAGAGCTCTCGGCTCATAACCGAGCGGTCGTAGGTTCAAGTCCTACAAGGTCCATTTGGAGGATTACCCAAGTCCGGCTGAAGGGAACGGTCTTGAAAACCGTCAGGCGTGTAAAAGCGTGCGTGGGTTCGAATCCCACATCCTCCTTTACTTATTATCGCGGGATGGAGCAGCTAGGTAGCTCGTCGGGCTCATAACCCGAAGGTCGTAGGTTCAAATCCTGCTCCCGCAATTCTATTTATATTATGGATTATGGCTCGGTAGCTCAGTTGGTAGAGCAATGGATTGAAGCTCCATGTGTCGGCGGTTCGATTCCGTCTCGCGCCATTACATGGCTATGTCCAAGTAGTTACTTTATTTCTTGGGCGCGTAGCTCAGATGGTTAGAGCGCACGCCTGATAAGCGTGAGGTCGGTGGTTCGATTCCACTCGTGCCCATAAAATAATATGGAGAATTACTCAAGAGGCTGAAGAGGACGGTTTGCTAAATCGTTAGGTCGGGTAACTGGCGCAAGGGTTCGAATCCCTTATTCTCCGTAAGTGAACGAGATTATCTATTGATATTCTCGTTTTATTGTATTTTCAGTAGAGGGTCTTTTAATGAATAAATTGTCTAAGCTCATCATAGCCTTTTTCGTTTTCCTAATTCTATCGTTTTCATTGCTGTTTGTTACGACAAGTGGCAGTCATGACATTCCGTTTCTTTCTAGTATTGTTTCTGGAGTCATGACGCCTATAGAAAAAATTTTTTCACCAACCGTTTCATTTATTACCGCACAAAGAACAAAGATTGAGGATCTTTTTTCTACTTTTAATGAAAATCAAGAATTAAAACAATCTATCGGTTCACTTGAGAATATTTCTGAGGACAATGAAACTTTACGTTTAGAGAATGAGTCATTAAGAAAGGATTTAGGGATTGTAGCTTCATTTCCTGAAAAATCTTTTCTTTCTAGTTTTGTTTTAGTTAGAAATCCTGTATCTTGGACTGAACAATTGATTATCGATGCTGGAACTGAACAGGGTGTTGTTGAAAATATGTTAGTTGTAGCGAATGGTGGGCTTGCTGGGATAGTTACAAATGTTGAGTCTTCTTCTGCTAATGTTAAATTGTTAACTAATTCTGATGAATTTACTAAAATACCAGTTAAAATTTCAACTCAATCTGGTGATATTTATGGTATTTTGTCTGGTTATGATTCAGATTCAAATAGTTTTGTTGTGAATCAACTTAATTCTATGGATGAAATTAAAATTGATAGTAATGTTGTAACTAGCGATTTAGCAGGGACAACACCTGCAAATATTCAAGTTGGGAAAGTCAAATCTATTAGTTCAACAAGCAATAATTTGAATAGAGAAGTTTTTATTGAGCCAACTACCGATTTTTCTGAGATTTATTCGGTCTTATTAGTGGAGGAATAATATGAAATATAGCTCATTACGCTTATTAGTTTTTCCTTTTTTATTCTTCATTTTTTTGATTGATAGCCAGTTATCAACTTTATTTACTACAGTTTCTTTTAGTCATTTTTCTATTTCGAGCCATCTTTTGCTTTTAGCTGGTCTGTATCTAATTGACCTCATTTCTTTGCCATCGTCCCTATTTATTTTTATTGTACTCGGTTTAATTTATGACCAATATTATCTGAATATCCTTGGAATTGCAACTACAATTTTTCCTCTCTTGATATTTGTTATCTATTATTTCTACAAATCTTTCGAACGCAATTGGTTCGTTGATTTACTAGTTTTTTTGGTGTTAATCTTCTATTTTGAATTTGTTAGTTATTTGTTTGCTAGGATTTTTCATCTGACGAATTTGTCAGTCTTTATTTTTACTTTTTATAATCTACTACCTAGTTTAATCATAAATAGTGTTATGTATTGTCTAGGAAGACCGGTTTTTAAGCGTTTTTTTGACATTACATATAAGACATAAAAATGTAATAATTGCGTAATATTATTACGCTATTTTTTTGTTAAAATGATAGAGTCAGAATATGAAAGAGGAGTCTAATTTAGTATGAAGAAAAAAATCTTAGCTACATTGATGTTAAGTACTGTTGTTTTATCGAATGTTAGCTATGTGGCTGTGATTAGCGCAAATGATATTGATAGTCAGATTGAAGCTAAAAACCAAGAAATTAGTAGTCTCACTGAACAGCAAGCAGCTGCACAACAACAAGTTGATAATATTCAAGGTCAGGTTGACGAAATTGTTGCTGAGCAGGCTAAATTAAATGAAGAAAATTCTCGTTTAGAAAGTGAATCTGCATCATTAGCGGCTGAAATTGAACGTTTGTCTGCTGATATTGTGTCTCGTGATGGTGCATTGAAAGAACAAGCTCGTAGCGCACAAGTTGATGCTTCAGCATCTAGTTACATCAATACTATTTTAGATTCAAAATCAATTGTTGATGCAGTGTCACGTGTGAATGCTATGCGTGAAATTGTTACTGCTAATAATCGTATGTTAGAGCAACAAAAAACTGATAAGGAAGCTATTGTAGAAAAACAAAAGGCAAACCAAGAAGCAATTAAGACTTTGGCGGCTAATCGTCAAAAACTTGAAGATGATGCTCAAGTTTTGGAAGTACGTCAGGCTGAGTTAAAAGCGGCTCAATTGAATCTTGCGGCAGAAAAAGCGACTGCTGAAGATGAGAAGTCAGCGTTGTTGGCAGAAAAAACTGCTGCTGAAGAGGCGGCTCGTCAGGCTGCAGCTCGTCAAGCGGCATATGAAGCTCAACAAGTTGCTTTGGCTCAACAACAGGCAGTCTCAATTGTTTCAACACCTGTTGCACAATCTAGTACTGAAACAGTTGTAACTTCTTCTCAA harbors:
- the mreD gene encoding rod shape-determining protein MreD, whose translation is MKYSSLRLLVFPFLFFIFLIDSQLSTLFTTVSFSHFSISSHLLLLAGLYLIDLISLPSSLFIFIVLGLIYDQYYLNILGIATTIFPLLIFVIYYFYKSFERNWFVDLLVFLVLIFYFEFVSYLFARIFHLTNLSVFIFTFYNLLPSLIINSVMYCLGRPVFKRFFDITYKT
- a CDS encoding CHAP domain-containing protein — translated: MKKKILATLMLSTVVLSNVSYVAVISANDIDSQIEAKNQEISSLTEQQAAAQQQVDNIQGQVDEIVAEQAKLNEENSRLESESASLAAEIERLSADIVSRDGALKEQARSAQVDASASSYINTILDSKSIVDAVSRVNAMREIVTANNRMLEQQKTDKEAIVEKQKANQEAIKTLAANRQKLEDDAQVLEVRQAELKAAQLNLAAEKATAEDEKSALLAEKTAAEEAARQAAARQAAYEAQQVALAQQQAVSIVSTPVAQSSTETVVTSSQSQVVEQSTTVSTPSNSSSSSSSAASNNARYNASSYPVGECTWGVKSQLSWVGPYWGNANQWVASARAEGFSVGTTPQVGAVAVWVGGAYGHVALVSAVESSTNIQVSESNYMGRRYIGNHRGWFNPTTTSEGTVYYIYPSY
- the mreC gene encoding rod shape-determining protein MreC, producing MNKLSKLIIAFFVFLILSFSLLFVTTSGSHDIPFLSSIVSGVMTPIEKIFSPTVSFITAQRTKIEDLFSTFNENQELKQSIGSLENISEDNETLRLENESLRKDLGIVASFPEKSFLSSFVLVRNPVSWTEQLIIDAGTEQGVVENMLVVANGGLAGIVTNVESSSANVKLLTNSDEFTKIPVKISTQSGDIYGILSGYDSDSNSFVVNQLNSMDEIKIDSNVVTSDLAGTTPANIQVGKVKSISSTSNNLNREVFIEPTTDFSEIYSVLLVEE